The DNA region GGGGTCTCCTGTCCTCGAAGGCGCGCATCGCCACGGCGCCGATCAGGATGAGGCAGCCGAAATAGGCGATCTGGTCGCGTCCGAGCGCCATCAGGCCAGCCGCCACGCCGAAGCCGAAAGCGAGCCGATAGGAGCGCCGATCGAAAGTCTCCTCCAGTGCCAGCAGCGCGAGCGGCAGGAAGGAGTAGCTGAAGATCATGCCCGTATGCTGCAGTCGCGCTGCCGCCGAGCCGCCCATCATGAACATCACGGCCGCAAGCAGCGCCGCGGGCGCGGCCCAGCCGCGCCGCAGGCCGAGGAAGCCGACCGCGAGACCCCCGATCAGGAGATGCACATAGACCATCGCGTCGAAGGCGTACATGGAGGCGTTCGGCGCGAGATAGGCAAACAGCGCCATGGTTGGCGTGAACAGCAGCGATTGTGGATCGGCGGCGGTGGGATGGCCGGCGAAATGGAAGGGATTCCAGCTCGGAAAGGCGCCGATCTCGAAGGCCGAGCCTAAGAAGCGGAACATCGGGTAGAAATGGTTCTTGGAGTCCCAGGGAACCACTTGGCCGCTCAGAGGCCAGGCGAGCGCGGCGGCGAGCCAGACCGCGGCGATCGAAACCGCCGCGACGCTGCGTGTGCCGAGGCGCGGGCGCGCAGCGACGCGCGCCCCGTCGGCGGGGATGAATGTCGTTGTGTCGCTCATCGTATTGGCAGCAGCCGGATACTCTCGTTGACCCCTGATGACGCCGAGGCGCCGAATGCGCCTTTTCTTGCGCTTGTCGTCCCGTCTTCAACCATTTCGCGCGAGCCGGCTTTCCCCACCCGCACCACGCGAACATGTCATCATGCAGGAAGCATTCCGAACGCGAGATGAACGAAAACGGTTTGGCAGAGGGAGTTCCGTCCGAATATCGGACAGGCGGAGATTGAGAATAGGACAGGCGCGGAATCCGTGCGTGCCAAAACGGCGAGGGCCTGCCTTGGGACCGCGGGCGTCCCGCCCGCCCTTGGGAACGGCCAGGCGCACCCGCCGGGAAGGAAGGGCGACCGAGACGGTCGCGGTCCCGGGGCGGTGGGACCGCCGGCGTCCCGCCGGCTCTTGCGCAGGGCGAGCGCTCCACGCCGGGAAGAAGGGCGACCAGGATGGTCGCGGTCCCAGGGCGGTGGGACCGCGGGCGTCCCGCCCGCCCTTGGGAACGGCGAGGCGCACCGCCGGGAAGGAAGGGCGACCGAGACGGTCGCGGTCCCAGGGCGCGGCGCAATATCTACGCCTGCGCCAACTGCATGCGCAGCCGCGAACAGGCCGTCTCGACATAATGCGGGTCGATCTCGATGCCGATTCCGCGGCAGCCGCACTGCTCGGCGGCAACCAGGGTCGACCCGCTGCCGAGGAAAGGATCGAGGATGACGGCGTCCTTCACCCCGTGCAGCTTGATGCAGCGCTCCGGCAGCTCCACCGGAAAGCCTGCCGGGTGATTGAATTTCTGCGCCTTCGATTTCACCGTCCTGTAGGGGAGGAACCAGACATTGCCGGCGCAGCGACGGTCGCGCGCATGGCCGAAGCGGGCGATGTTCGACTTGTCCTTGAAGGGCACTCCGACCGCCAGCCGGTCGAGCCCGACGCGGCCCGACTTCGTGAAATGGAAAATCGCCTCATGATTGTGGTGGAGGAAGCGCCGCCCGGCGATCGGTTTGAAATGGCCGACCGTGTCGTCGCCGATGCTGAGCGACTTCACCCAGACGATATGGTTCTGCAGCACGAAGCGCGGCCGCATTGCGTTGGCCACGTCGAGCGAGATCCACGGATCCGCATTGGTGCTGCCGACATTGAGGAAGAAGGAGCCGCCGGGCTTGAGCAGGCGCTCGATCTCGGCCGCGATCCCGGCCAGGAAGGCGAGATAGGCGTCGCGCGGCTTGCGGTCGTCATAGCTGCGATAGTCGAGGCCGATATTATAGGGCGGTGAAGTCACCACGACATCGACGCTCTCTCGCTCGATGGCGGCGAGCTCTTCCCGGCAATCGCCGAGGATGATCTCATGGCGGCCACAGGACCAGGTCTTGGCACGAGCTGGTGGATTCGCAGCAATCTGCGCCTTCACGCCACTCTCCGATGTGATCGCCTGTCGGAGCGCCGTCACGATGCGACGGCGCGCCGGATACCTAGCGAGACTTACCCGAGAACAGCCGGTCGTACAAGCTGCCCTTGTGGACTGCCTGCACGGGCTGGGCTCAGATCAACGACCGCTATTCTGCGGGCGAAAGCGCTGGCCGGACCATCTTTGCGGCTGCTTGCCCTGGCCGGGCTTACCCTGACCCTGCCTGCCATGCGCCTGCTGACCGTGGGCCTGCTGCTGGCCAGGGCCCTGGCGGCCTTGCGTGTGATGACCATGAGCCTGTTTGCCAAGACCTGGCTTGCCGTTAGGCTGGTGGCCATGGGCCTGATGGCTCGAGCCCGGCTGCCCTTGCGCCTGTCGGCCCTGGCCTTGCTTGCCCTGTGCCGGCGAAGCGCCTTGAGCCTGTCCCTTGCCCTGCTGTTGGCCGGGCCTGCGCCCATGGCGGGCCTGGCCGCCTTGCTGGCCATGCGCGTGCCCATGCGGACGATCCTGCTGCGGACGCGCCGGCATGTGCCGCGCCGCCGGGCGGGCCGGTGCGGCGCCAGCCTCGATGGAGCCGCTCGTCGGCAATTGCTTGCGGATCAGCTTCTCGATGTCGCGTAGGAATGCCTTCTCCTCGGCGTCGCAGAAGGATATCGCGATCCCGGCCGCCCCTGCGCGGGCCGTGCGCCCGATGCGGTGCACATAGGACTCCGGCACGTTCGGCAGGTCGAAATTCACCACATGGGTGACGGCGTCGATATCGATGCCGCGCGCCGCGATATCGGTCGCGACCAGCACCCGGGTGCGTCCGGATTTGAAGGATTCGAGGGCGCGCTCGCGCTGGCTCTGGCTCTTATTGCCGTGGATGGCGGCCGAGCCGATGCCCTCATCTTCGAGATGGCGCACCACGCGATCCGCGCCATGCTTGGTGCGGGTGAACACCAGGGTGCGGGTCATCTCCTCGTCCTGCAGGATGTCGGCAAGCAGAGCGCGCTTACGCGACGTCTCGACGAAGATGACGCGCTGATCGACCTTGTCGGCGGTGGTCGCGACAGGCGCCACCGAAACCTTGACGGGGTCGCGCAGCAGCTCGCCGGCGAGCGTTGCGATGTCGCGCGGCATGGTGGCGGAGAAGAACAGGCTCTGGCGCTGCCGCGGCAGCTTCGGAGTGATGCGCCGGATCGCATGGATGAAGCCCATGTCGAGCATCTGGTCGGCTTCGTCGAGCACGAAGATCTCGACCTGGTCGAGACGTAGCGTGCGGCTGTCGAGATGGTCGAGCAGACGGCCCGGCGTCGCCACCAGGACATCGACGCCGCGCGACAGCTTCTCGGTCTGCGGGCGGATCGAGACACCGCCGAAGACGGCGGCCGTGGTCAGGTTCATGTGCCGCCCATAGGTGCGGAAGCTCTCGGCGATCTGGCTCGCGAGCTCCCGCGTCGGCGACAGGATCAAGGCGCGGCAGCTGCGCGCCTCGGGCCGCTTCTGGGCAGCCCCGAGACGCTGCAGGATCGGCAGCGCGAAGGCCGCGGTCTTCCCGGTGCCGGTCTGGGCGATGCCCTGCAGATCCTTCGCGGCAAGGACATGGGGAATGGCCTGCGACTGGATGGGGGTCGGCTTCAGGTAGTTTTCGGCGGCCAGCGCCTTCAATAGCGGCGCGGCCAAGCCGAGCTCGTTGAAGGAGCCGAGCTCGTTCAAATTGGTCAAGGGATAGTCTTTCAGCTCGACGCAAAGCTCACGTCCCGTGCGGGACGGCGTTGCATCACAAGGAATGGATGAAGATCGTGCGTGCCCGACTTCGGTTCGGTCTTTCGGGCATCGGGCAGGACGAATGCCGCCTCGGCGGTCGATCGTTCACGCGGCCGTAACGCCGTCGCCGCAATCCGCGGCTGGCGCTGATCTGGGCCTTAGGAGCCGATTTGTCAAGGACACAGGGCGAGCGAGTGGCGAGTGGCGAATAGCGAGTGGCGAGTAGCGAGTAGCGAGTAGCATCGGGTGCCGGTGTCCCTCGCCACTCGGCGATTTCCTATTCGCTATTCGCCATTCGCTACTCGCCGAACCTTCAACCCTTCCTGCACGTCGCCAGGAACTGGCGCAGCTTCTCGCCGATCATCCTCAGCGGCACGATCTTGGTGAAGCCTTTGCCTTCGATGCGCATGCCGCCGGGGCCAGCGAGCGCGGTGAACATCGGGTTGCGGGCCGGCACCGTCACCGAGACGAGCAGACCGCCGCTGACCGGATCGTCACTGACCGAGCCCGCAAAGCTCGATCTCACGCCGCCGAGCGTCAGGGATATCGATTGGCTCCGGTCGACGCTCCCCCTGGCGAGGTCCTGGGGCACCCGGATGCTGACATCGCCGCTTCTCGCCATGCAAACGAAGGTGATCACGGCGTCGGTGCCGTTCGGCAAGCCGTAGAACAGCGTAAGGCCATCCTTTTCCCGTCCCAGGGTCCAGCTGGGCTCCGGCTGGCCCGAAGCGGCCTGCGCCTTCCCTGATGCCTTAGCCGGAACCTTGGCGGGCGCCGCCTTGGCCGGCTCGGGGAGAGCAAGGCAAGCGATGAGGCAAGAAACTATGCAAGAAACGCGAGCTGTAGCCAGGCCGCCAGGCCGAACTTCCTTAGTCATATGCCCCTCCAACGCAGCCTGGCGAGCGAAAATCGCCGCCCGACGCCCGCTTCCGTTTGTTCTCACGGCTCGACGCGCACGCCCACCCCTAGTATGCGACCAGAATGAGCGAGAGCAAGCGCGCAGATATTCTGCTCGTCGAGCGCGGTTATTTCGAAAGCCGGGCGCGGGCCAGGGCCGCGATCGAGGCCGGATTGGTGAGCGCCGACGGAATGGTGGTGCAGAAGCCGTCCGCCAGGCTCGATGCCGAGGCGACACTCGAAGCGACCCCGCCCCATCCCTATGTGTCGCGAGGCGGCGTCAAGCTCGAGGCGGCCCTGCAGGCTTTCGGCTTCGATCCGGCCGGGCGCGCCTGCCTCGATATCGGCGCCTCGACGGGCGGCTTCTCGCATGCGCTGCTCAGGCGCGGGGCGCGGCGCGTGGTCGGTGTCGATGTCGGGCACGGCCAGCTGCATGCGAGCCTCACGCGCGAGCCGCGCCTCGTCTCGCTCGAAGGGCAGGATATCCGCAGCCTCGACGCGGACGCGATCGGCGAAGCGCCTTCGCTCGTCGTCATCGATGTGAGCTTCATCTCGCTCATCGCGGTCCTGCCGGCGGCCGATCGCCTGGCGGCGCCGCAAGCCCTGCTGGTGGCCCTCGTCAAGCCACAATTCGAGGTGGGGCGCCGGCATCTCAAGAAAGGCGTGGTGCGCGACGAAGAGGCGCAGCGCGAGGCTTGCCGGCGTGCTGAACAGAAGCTCGCCGAGCTCGGCTGGACCGTGATCGGCACGCTGCCCTCGCCCATTGCGGGCGGCGACGGCAACCGCGAATTCTTGATTGGGGCCGTACGTGGATAGAGATTTGGACAAGGCCCAGCTGCCCGCCGGACAATTCCTCATCGAGCGCATGGGGCCGCTGGGCGATGGCGCGTCTTCGGGTCCGCGCGGCCAGCTCTATGTGCCTTTCAGCCTGCCGGGTGAAGAGGTGACCGCCGAAATCGAGGACGGGCGCCTGAAACTCTCCGGCGTGCTGCGGCCAAGCCCGGACCGCGTCTCGCCGATCTGCCGATATTTCGGGGAATGCGGCGGCTGCAAGCTGCAGCATTGGCGGCTCGAGCCTTACCTCGCCTGGAAGCGCGGCCTCGTGGTCGAGGCGCTCGCCGCTCACGACGTCACGGCACCGGTGGCGCCGACGCGCGATGCCCATGGCGCGGGGCGCCGTCGCGTCACCTTCCATGCGCGCCGCGATGGCGCGGTGGTGCACACGGGCTTCATGCGGGCCGCCTCGCATAGGATCGTGCCCATCGATGCCTGCCCGATCCTCGTGCCTGGGCTCGAGGCGGCGGCGCGCATCGCCGGCAAGATCGCCGAGCTCATGACCCGGAGCGGCAAGACTTGGACTGGCAAGCCGCTCGACATCGCCATGACGGCGAGCGAGGCGGGGCTCGACGTCACTGTCAAAGGCCCTGGCCCGTTGCAGGACAAGATGCGTGACGCGGCGATCGCGCTCGCCGATCGTTGCGACCTCGCGCGGCTCTCCAACCACAATGAGGTGATGGTCGAGCGAAGGCCACCCTATATTGCGATCGGCCCCTGCCGCGTCTTGCCGCCGCCCGGCGCCTTCCTGCAGGCGACCACGCGCGGTGAGGAGATCCTGGCGCGGCTCGTGACCGAGGCGTTGGGCCGGGCCAAGCACGTCGCCGACCTGTTCTGCGGCATCGGCCCTTTCGCCTTGCGGCTCGCCTCGAGCACCAGCGTCGACGCCTTCGATTCCGATGCCGCTTCCGTCGCGGCCCTCGTCAAGGCGGCGCGCGAGATTCAAGGCCTCAAGCCGATCAAAGCCGAGGCGCGTGATTTGTTCCGCCGCCCCTTGCTGGCGGCAGAGCTGAAGGCGTGCGATGCGGTCGTCCTAGATCCGCCGCGTCAGGGCGCTGAGGCGCAGATCCGCGAGCTCGCGAGGTCCGCGCTCTCGCGCATCGTCTACGTGTCCTGCAACCCCGCGACCTTCGCGCGGGACGCCGCAGCCCTCATCCAGGGTGGGTTCAGGCTCGAGAGCGTCACGCCCGTCGACCAGTTCCGCTTCAGCGCCCATCTGGAGCTCGTCGGCACCTTCCGGCGAGTGAAATAGGCGTCCGCGCTCTTCCCTCTCCCGCCACTTGAGGCGGGAGAGGGTGGCGAGACGCAGTCGAGCCGGGTGAGGGACGCTGGTGAAGCGCCCAACCGTCCCTCATCCGCCCTCACTCCGTTCGGGCACCTTCTCCCGCAAGCGGGAGAAGGAAGCGAGCCACTCACCCCGGCAAGCCCCGTCCCTTCAATGCCGCCTCGATCTCGGTGAGCACCGCCGGATCCTCGATGGTCGAAGGCGCCGTCCAGTCCTCGCCATCGGCGATCTTGCGCATCGTGCCGCGCAGGATCTTGCCCGAGCGCGTCTTCGGCAACCTCGCGACCGTGATCGCCGTCCGGAAGGCGGCTACCGGGCCGATCCTGTCGCGCACCAGGGCCACGAGCTCGCGCTCGATCTCGGCAGGCGCCGCCGAGACGCCGCTCTTCAGCACCGCAAAGCCGCAAGGCGTCTCGCCTTTGATGGCGTCCTTGACGCCGATGACGGCGCATTCGGCGACGGCCGGATGCGAGGCGATCACCTCCTCCATGCCGCCGGTCGACAGGCGATGGCCCGCCACATTGATGATGTCGTCGGTGCGCCCCATCACGAAGACATAGCCGTCCTCGTCGAGATAGCCGGCATCCGCGGTCTTGTAGAAGCCCGGGAAGTCCGTGAGATAGCTCTCGCGCATGCGCTCATCGGCCTGCCAGAGCGTCGGGAAAGCCCCTGGAGGCAGAGGCAGCCTGACGACGATCGAGCCCATCACGCGCGGCGCCACGGGTCTTGCGGCTTCGTCGACGACCTGCAGGTCATAGCCCGGCATCGGCACGGTCGGCGAGCCGTGCTTGACGG from Rhizobiales bacterium GAS188 includes:
- a CDS encoding site-specific DNA-methyltransferase (adenine-specific) produces the protein MKAQIAANPPARAKTWSCGRHEIILGDCREELAAIERESVDVVVTSPPYNIGLDYRSYDDRKPRDAYLAFLAGIAAEIERLLKPGGSFFLNVGSTNADPWISLDVANAMRPRFVLQNHIVWVKSLSIGDDTVGHFKPIAGRRFLHHNHEAIFHFTKSGRVGLDRLAVGVPFKDKSNIARFGHARDRRCAGNVWFLPYRTVKSKAQKFNHPAGFPVELPERCIKLHGVKDAVILDPFLGSGSTLVAAEQCGCRGIGIEIDPHYVETACSRLRMQLAQA
- a CDS encoding 23S rRNA (cytidine1920-2'-O)/16S rRNA (cytidine1409-2'-O)-methyltransferase, translated to MSESKRADILLVERGYFESRARARAAIEAGLVSADGMVVQKPSARLDAEATLEATPPHPYVSRGGVKLEAALQAFGFDPAGRACLDIGASTGGFSHALLRRGARRVVGVDVGHGQLHASLTREPRLVSLEGQDIRSLDADAIGEAPSLVVIDVSFISLIAVLPAADRLAAPQALLVALVKPQFEVGRRHLKKGVVRDEEAQREACRRAEQKLAELGWTVIGTLPSPIAGGDGNREFLIGAVRG
- a CDS encoding ATP-dependent RNA helicase RhlE, coding for MTNLNELGSFNELGLAAPLLKALAAENYLKPTPIQSQAIPHVLAAKDLQGIAQTGTGKTAAFALPILQRLGAAQKRPEARSCRALILSPTRELASQIAESFRTYGRHMNLTTAAVFGGVSIRPQTEKLSRGVDVLVATPGRLLDHLDSRTLRLDQVEIFVLDEADQMLDMGFIHAIRRITPKLPRQRQSLFFSATMPRDIATLAGELLRDPVKVSVAPVATTADKVDQRVIFVETSRKRALLADILQDEEMTRTLVFTRTKHGADRVVRHLEDEGIGSAAIHGNKSQSQRERALESFKSGRTRVLVATDIAARGIDIDAVTHVVNFDLPNVPESYVHRIGRTARAGAAGIAISFCDAEEKAFLRDIEKLIRKQLPTSGSIEAGAAPARPAARHMPARPQQDRPHGHAHGQQGGQARHGRRPGQQQGKGQAQGASPAQGKQGQGRQAQGQPGSSHQAHGHQPNGKPGLGKQAHGHHTQGRQGPGQQQAHGQQAHGRQGQGKPGQGKQPQRWSGQRFRPQNSGR
- a CDS encoding 23S rRNA m(5)U-1939 methyltransferase, with translation MDKAQLPAGQFLIERMGPLGDGASSGPRGQLYVPFSLPGEEVTAEIEDGRLKLSGVLRPSPDRVSPICRYFGECGGCKLQHWRLEPYLAWKRGLVVEALAAHDVTAPVAPTRDAHGAGRRRVTFHARRDGAVVHTGFMRAASHRIVPIDACPILVPGLEAAARIAGKIAELMTRSGKTWTGKPLDIAMTASEAGLDVTVKGPGPLQDKMRDAAIALADRCDLARLSNHNEVMVERRPPYIAIGPCRVLPPPGAFLQATTRGEEILARLVTEALGRAKHVADLFCGIGPFALRLASSTSVDAFDSDAASVAALVKAAREIQGLKPIKAEARDLFRRPLLAAELKACDAVVLDPPRQGAEAQIRELARSALSRIVYVSCNPATFARDAAALIQGGFRLESVTPVDQFRFSAHLELVGTFRRVK